The nucleotide sequence ATCCTACAGTAACAAGAAAGACCCCTCATCTCGGCCTTGTCGAAATTCGACAGGATTCTGCCTATCTAGGAGAAGATGTGTATATTGTGGCGTCACAGGCCACACAGGTTTATTATCTCTCCTATGCTTGCCAAACCAATGTTGATCTCAAGGGTTGGTACATTGTGCACAAGGTATCGCCACATGGCCGACTACCTATACCGAACGATGAAGATTACAACTTCAACCCAAACACGTAGTTGAAGAGGACATTCCGGAGCCGTCTCAGAGGAGGCGTGGACGCAGGAGCCGCCAGCCGGTGCCTCCTCCTCCTGTGACGCCTCCtgtagaggaggaggaggaggacgaggtggaggaggaggcaggTGCTGAGAGGGTCcaggaggagcaggagcaggaggaggaggaggaggaggaggaggaggaggaggaggaggcagggGCAGAGGGCAGGACTGCAGGTAGCACTTCCTCGACTACGTCGAGCGTCTACTTGCGAGGACCCGCGTCCCTCCCTCAGCCACCACACCCAGCCCTACGCGCTGTGATTCGTCCCGAGGGGACTAAGTAAGTTACTTACATACTATTACTACTTCCTATGGTATGTTGATCATGGAGATATAAACTTAAATGTTTTCTTAATGACTTTTACAGGAACTGGACTATTGTGTCAGGGGCACGTGGTGGCACTCGCCATGTCAACAGCATCCTAGGTCTCTTGTGCAGGGAACACTTCCCTGGAATTGTCAAGTTCGCGGGGAAGGAGGAGCCGGCCTACACGTTTGCTCACTACGCGGCCGCCACCGACACGCAAGAAGGCAATGTGGCCAATAAGGTTATCAAGGAGTTCTGGGTAAGTCTTCCTCGCACTACAAGTCTCAATACATTGCATCTTTGGTCTATCATTGCAATAATGCCATGTCTATATGCAGCGCCACTTCAAACTAGAGGATGGAATTGACCAGGACTATGCCGACACCGTGGTTGCCGCGTCTGCAAGGACGCGCGTCAGTGAGATGCACTACGACGTGCGCGTCCAGACCGTCATCAACTACTATGCGACaaggcttggacagaggaagaccAAGGCGGAGGCAAGGGAAATAGATTTGACCCGTGAGCAGTACATGGATGAAGAGGTAGATTCTCATATTGATTCCTTAGCCTTTTATCAGTGCATTGTTTCATATTCTTATATGTAACATACTTGATGTGAAGATGAGGGCCTGGTGGTGCGCTAACTGTCCTGACGCCTGGGAGGCGATGGTGGACAAGTGGCTGGACCCCGTGTTTCGTGAGGCGCACAGGGCGGCCCAGGAAAGGCGTCGACGTATGCCTGGTGTAGCACACCATCAGGGGAACCGTAGCCTCTCTGGATACGCACAAGCATGGGTACGTGGTAATGTTTCAATTCATTCAATTATGCCTCATTTGTAACCCTGTTGCTATCTTTCTCGCAGTCGGCGGCACACGGGGGACAGCCTTGCTCCTTGTTCGCCGCGTATGGCATGTCCCACAAGGGCCCGGCGTCGTCTGACGTCTCCTTCAGCGTGGACGACCCGCCCGAGGCGTACACCAACGCGGGCGTCTACGACAAGGTCACCGCCTACGCGCAGGCGGCAAGGCAGGTCCATGGCCCGGACTACGATCCATCCACCGATGACATTGATGGAGACCTTGTCATGAGGATAGGAGGCGGCAAGAAGCATGGGCGCTACTGGATTGGCAACAGCGTCATCGACAGGTCGACTACTCCCACCCTCTCCCAGATCCGAGCATCGACCACGAGCGTGAGCATCCGCCCACCCGTACGCCCACGGCCGGAGCCGGCACAGCACCGGGTCGACGCACTCCAGGTTGTTCGTCATTTTTCAATAGTTCTACTTCGCGTTGCTTTTGTTACCTTTGCATTACTCTAACAtttgatttccaatgttgtaggCTGAGCTCGAAGCATCAAGGGCCGAGCAGCAAAGGATGgctgagcggttggaggctcaagAGCGCCAGCGAGAGGCCGACCAGCTTGCCCATCAGCAACAGATGGCAGATATGATAGCGTTCCTACAGTCGGTTGGGGCCCAAACGGGTGTAGCCCTTCCAGCTACGCTACTGGCTCCACGTCCACCCTCTCATGTATTTACTACTCCTATTAATACTCCTGTGAGGAAACTCAATGACACAAGTAAGTCCTAAACTAGTTATTGCCGTCATCTTGTCTAATAAACTATGTTCTCCTTTGTGCAGCCTCCGTCAGCGGGTTCAAACGCGGCACCTGGCATTTCTCCAACACCTGCCATCTCGCCGACACCTCCAGATGATGGCTCTCCTGCGGTACGCGGCCAAGGTGTCCCTCATATCAATTGGGGGCCTTCACAGTGAGTCAGGTCGACTTAGCTTGAGATGCAGTTAGTTTGGAGTATGTGGAGTATGTGGTGATGGATTTATTTTGTTTAAACATGTGAACTTTGTGGAATGTGGTTATTGAACATGTTGGAGTTAGTTTGGATGTATGTGACTTTAGTTTGGAGTATTTGAACTTGTTACGATGGACAAAGTGATGGAAATAATCATTTATGTGGTATATATTGTCA is from Sorghum bicolor cultivar BTx623 unplaced genomic scaffold, Sorghum_bicolor_NCBIv3 super_490, whole genome shotgun sequence and encodes:
- the LOC8155711 gene encoding uncharacterized protein LOC8155711 — encoded protein: MQRHFKLEDGIDQDYADTVVAASARTRVSEMHYDVRVQTVINYYATRLGQRKTKAEAREIDLTREQYMDEEMRAWWCANCPDAWEAMVDKWLDPVFREAHRAAQERRRRMPGVAHHQGNRSLSGYAQAWVRGNVSIHSIMPHL